A genomic stretch from Dehalococcoidia bacterium includes:
- a CDS encoding phosphoribosylaminoimidazolesuccinocarboxamide synthase, whose amino-acid sequence MTAITETTLPNLLYRGKVRDTYPIDDDTLLMVATDRISAFDVVLPTGIPDKGAVLNQISAFWFDKTSHIVPNHLIAMAADRSDLDVPDDVAKRAMVVKKADRIDVECVVRGFITGSAWSEYRRTGTVQGKPMQEGLREGDPFPEVLFTPTTKAEVGHDENMSFEEVVDMVGQEMAERLRDTTIEVYEFARDFARQQGIIIADTKLEFGTIDGELILIDELLTPDSSRFWDAEGYEPGKSQPNYDKQFVRDWLDDAGWDHEPPAPELPEDVVARTTERYAEAFKKLTGQDLQ is encoded by the coding sequence ATGACCGCAATCACGGAGACTACTCTTCCGAATCTGCTCTATAGAGGCAAGGTTAGAGACACATATCCGATCGACGACGATACGCTACTGATGGTGGCAACCGATCGAATATCGGCCTTCGACGTGGTGCTACCCACAGGCATTCCCGACAAAGGCGCAGTGCTCAACCAGATATCCGCATTCTGGTTCGACAAGACATCACACATCGTGCCTAACCACCTCATTGCAATGGCGGCCGATCGTTCGGACCTGGACGTGCCTGATGATGTGGCCAAGCGTGCCATGGTCGTCAAGAAGGCTGACCGGATCGACGTCGAGTGCGTCGTTCGCGGCTTCATAACCGGCTCAGCGTGGTCCGAGTACAGGCGCACTGGAACGGTGCAGGGCAAGCCAATGCAGGAGGGTCTCCGCGAGGGAGATCCCTTCCCCGAAGTGCTGTTCACTCCCACCACCAAGGCCGAAGTGGGACACGATGAGAACATGAGCTTCGAAGAGGTCGTAGACATGGTCGGCCAGGAGATGGCTGAACGCCTGCGCGACACCACTATCGAGGTCTACGAGTTCGCCCGGGACTTTGCAAGACAGCAGGGCATAATTATCGCGGACACCAAGTTGGAGTTCGGCACCATCGACGGTGAGTTGATACTCATCGATGAGCTCCTGACCCCGGACTCGAGCAGGTTCTGGGATGCCGAGGGATATGAGCCGGGCAAGTCACAGCCAAACTACGATAAGCAGTTCGTTAGGGACTGGCTGGACGACGCCGGATGGGACCATGAGCCACCAGCACCCGAGCTACCTGAAGACGTGGTTGCGCGGACAACCGAGCGATATGCTGAAGCGTTCAAGAAACTGACAGGGCAAGACCTCCAGTAG
- a CDS encoding DUF3105 domain-containing protein, producing MATASGGRSSSTRLTPTQARRARRARRQRRRRVYIWLGGVAVALVASTLVLSIILPGLPLGELFQGGTPDGPGVRMADQGATHVSPGEDHPEYNSIPPTSGWHYDLPLAPARWGIYDEPIEPEVLLHNLEHGYINVHYNCPDGCPELVGQLTGLVQEGIDRGGKLIMSPYPDMESRISITAWTFLDQFDEFDEDRIREFVNAHESSPNAPEYRLPR from the coding sequence ATGGCAACAGCATCCGGGGGACGGAGTTCTAGTACGAGGCTAACGCCTACTCAGGCACGCCGTGCAAGACGCGCGCGCAGGCAGCGTCGGCGGCGAGTCTACATTTGGCTGGGAGGCGTCGCGGTCGCGCTCGTGGCCTCTACACTGGTCCTGTCGATCATTCTGCCTGGACTTCCTCTAGGGGAGCTGTTCCAGGGAGGAACGCCTGATGGACCGGGGGTCCGAATGGCAGACCAGGGGGCTACCCACGTGAGTCCTGGGGAGGACCACCCTGAGTACAATTCGATACCACCTACTTCGGGCTGGCACTATGACCTTCCGCTGGCACCGGCACGTTGGGGAATCTACGATGAACCAATCGAGCCTGAAGTGCTTCTCCACAACCTGGAGCACGGGTACATAAACGTTCACTACAACTGCCCCGACGGATGCCCTGAACTTGTTGGCCAGCTAACCGGGCTTGTACAGGAAGGCATCGATCGCGGCGGCAAGCTAATTATGAGTCCGTACCCCGATATGGAGAGTCGGATTTCCATAACTGCGTGGACGTTCCTGGACCAGTTTGATGAATTTGACGAAGACAGGATTCGGGAATTCGTCAACGCGCACGAAAGTTCGCCCAACGCTCCTGAGTACCGGCTGCCTCGGTAG
- the purS gene encoding phosphoribosylformylglycinamidine synthase subunit PurS produces the protein MFLAKIYVTLKPGVNDPQGLTIRGGLHQLGFDSVADVRAGKYMEVRLDEQDRAEAGLRVTEMCDQLLANPIIEEFRFELEAAED, from the coding sequence ATGTTTCTGGCGAAGATCTACGTCACTCTCAAGCCCGGTGTAAACGACCCTCAGGGACTCACCATCAGAGGCGGTCTGCACCAGTTGGGATTCGACTCGGTCGCCGACGTGCGGGCCGGCAAGTACATGGAGGTCAGGCTCGATGAGCAGGACCGCGCGGAAGCCGGCCTCCGAGTTACGGAGATGTGCGACCAACTCCTCGCGAATCCCATCATCGAGGAATTCAGGTTCGAGCTGGAAGCCGCCGAGGACTAG
- a CDS encoding imidazoleglycerol-phosphate dehydratase, whose amino-acid sequence MTSGDRVGQLSRDTAETQISIELNIDGAGDYQLHVPNGMFEHLLAQLSRHGLIDLTVSADGDTEVGLHHLVEDVGIVLGRALADAVGEGAGIRRAAHTFMPLDETLAFTAVDFGGRGYSVIDAEIGDSDMGGLSGDLIRHFLESLAREGRFNLHVRIVSGVNNHHKAEAIFKSLARSLRTALELDPRHAGQVPSTKGTISS is encoded by the coding sequence GTGACGTCTGGAGATCGTGTCGGGCAACTAAGTAGGGACACTGCGGAGACTCAGATCTCCATTGAATTGAACATCGACGGGGCAGGCGATTACCAGTTACATGTGCCAAACGGCATGTTCGAGCATCTTCTGGCTCAGCTTTCGAGGCACGGGCTAATCGACCTTACCGTGTCCGCCGACGGTGATACCGAAGTCGGGCTCCACCACCTCGTTGAAGACGTCGGAATCGTTCTCGGCAGGGCCCTCGCCGATGCTGTAGGAGAGGGTGCCGGAATCAGGCGGGCTGCCCACACGTTCATGCCTCTGGACGAGACGCTGGCTTTCACTGCGGTCGACTTCGGAGGTCGCGGCTACTCGGTTATCGATGCCGAAATCGGTGACAGCGACATGGGTGGTCTTTCAGGAGACCTCATAAGGCACTTCCTGGAGTCTCTTGCGAGAGAAGGGCGGTTCAACCTGCACGTCAGGATCGTCTCCGGGGTCAACAACCACCACAAAGCCGAGGCCATCTTCAAGAGCCTGGCCAGGTCGCTCAGAACCGCCCTGGAACTCGATCCCCGCCATGCAGGACAGGTGCCCAGCACCAAGGGGACTATTTCTTCGTAG
- the hisC gene encoding histidinol-phosphate transaminase, with product MPGKKIEGLIRSHLTSVQTYQPVDPPEVLAERAGISPESIVKLNGNENPYGPSPKAAEAVYNADLHIYPDPFQRRLRAALSDYTGFDEANIIAGAGSDELIDLLFRLFIEPGDVILDCEPTFAMYAFCARVAGGELRLIQRDELFEIDLQAVRDAIDDTTKIIFISSPNNPTGNMASEAQVRALLDTGLVVVVDEAYYEFSGETAADLIQEYDNLVVLRTMSKWAGLAGLRIGYGIMDDALVNHIIDIKSPYNVNVAAEAAALASLEDSEYLLGNVKSIVDDREEMFSALEEIDGVKPWPSQGNYILCQLDGPEKAGDMVSQLADKGIFVRNFGSDRLTDCFRVAIGTPDENTAFLNAVRETSQ from the coding sequence GTGCCAGGAAAGAAAATAGAAGGGTTGATCAGGTCCCACCTGACTTCCGTCCAGACCTACCAACCCGTAGATCCGCCCGAGGTCCTGGCGGAGCGCGCAGGAATATCACCGGAGTCAATCGTCAAGTTGAACGGGAACGAAAACCCATATGGCCCGTCTCCAAAAGCTGCCGAGGCGGTCTACAACGCTGATCTTCACATTTACCCTGATCCCTTCCAGCGCAGGCTGCGAGCGGCTCTCTCAGATTACACAGGATTTGATGAAGCGAACATTATCGCTGGCGCAGGCAGCGACGAGCTGATCGACCTACTGTTCAGGTTGTTCATCGAGCCCGGTGACGTCATTCTGGACTGCGAGCCGACATTTGCCATGTACGCATTCTGTGCGAGGGTTGCTGGTGGTGAACTGAGGTTGATCCAGAGAGACGAGCTTTTCGAGATCGATCTACAGGCCGTACGGGACGCTATCGACGACACCACTAAGATCATATTCATAAGCTCGCCGAACAATCCCACGGGCAACATGGCATCGGAAGCGCAGGTAAGGGCGCTGCTGGACACGGGACTCGTAGTAGTAGTCGACGAGGCATACTATGAGTTCAGCGGAGAAACGGCGGCAGATCTAATCCAGGAGTACGATAACCTCGTCGTGCTACGCACGATGAGCAAGTGGGCTGGTCTGGCTGGCCTGCGCATCGGCTACGGCATCATGGACGATGCCCTTGTGAATCACATTATCGACATCAAGTCGCCATACAACGTGAACGTAGCTGCTGAAGCAGCCGCTCTAGCCTCGCTTGAAGACAGTGAGTACCTGTTGGGCAATGTTAAGTCGATAGTGGACGACCGCGAAGAGATGTTCAGTGCACTCGAAGAAATCGATGGGGTCAAGCCGTGGCCCTCACAGGGCAATTACATACTCTGTCAGCTTGACGGACCAGAGAAAGCCGGGGACATGGTCAGCCAACTGGCTGACAAGGGCATCTTCGTGCGCAACTTCGGGTCCGACAGACTGACCGACTGCTTCAGGGTGGCAATTGGTACCCCCGATGAGAACACGGCCTTCCTGAACGCCGTCCGGGAGACTTCCCAGTGA